In Aminobacterium sp. MB27-C1, a single genomic region encodes these proteins:
- a CDS encoding PD-(D/E)XK nuclease family protein codes for MTVSPRIVLYRKVSELERELHLAAQKPSCIFFVPTSRDRKLLQDVIFPHNMAGQSAPAIWRWDDLIRQFETFISDNSEGGQNNYIRQIDPPDHWLIVRYIVKDFLESQKGNTLLPPGVWQTGFISTLGDHFRELLREAVSPETLGLSLECGNCNREKCPHIHTPEGILCHLFHLYVEYLERWHLVDSAQIPLIALRFLKEGPSSLLRWVVNRHFVFVGFLSFNSSQIHLLSHLSSLGATITIYTPQTGLDNFYTTVDQFPGALVESLPSSGTLNALRITSGSPRMEMETLARELVLWKNQKGYITEHNILPSTTSWQKMGMVIDSPCLALAEEVLTRYHIPYSIHEGLTVEQTPLWDLARRIWSAGEKQWPVEETWNILREPSLAGREIQTPPPTDIFSLSEGGWIDLLKHRAPERGVLSFKKMCQFIKTMEKGGTPADLLSALYTLAAESPSWGNELSLWVIDHPELDESVRRLQAALRETEQKVESLGELQDRIGNAGKVHFSGSEAISFLHHWASIATIWLPAAIEGTLSLFVGTPPVLTQKSLWIMPGTTASMWPGKISESSLLPDDHKMTLHEMMGTERGHLPLLKEKREQREALFRRLLACGEKAIIISSPLADGSGKPLPPSPFIGKSFSEKWIYSKEEIPPLERTLSHLLPKKEEPAIEGVEIREDAYPYTGRQRYLPEERTEVPVSPKGQLSKLDEYMDCPFRFANLNCLNIDEPVSSGLDLARSGSTLHQLWNKVWETYEETGESLSLLARRYWEEIVEDAYPDLLQRSSLTRHNERLLQQTLKLADLQQIMEENGLEKLRYRQYREMDLPLLSVNGVPFTGRADRVEFLNDGRIIILDYKLGSGNGRNKNLQLAAYTLAIQEGEGTLPAHMPNLRVVGTLYLCHSDTSIVGAVEEQDILEITGCSNARNGNTLEDLIEATKVGLNNMAQSLRSGIYAPNYDSKACHYCSLNLMCRKSELASKGEKDEDK; via the coding sequence ATGACAGTATCACCTCGTATAGTTCTTTATCGAAAAGTTTCAGAACTTGAAAGAGAGCTTCATTTAGCAGCCCAAAAGCCTTCCTGTATATTTTTTGTTCCCACGAGCAGAGATAGAAAATTATTGCAAGATGTTATTTTTCCCCACAATATGGCAGGACAAAGTGCTCCCGCTATTTGGCGATGGGATGATCTTATCCGCCAATTTGAAACATTCATATCTGACAATTCTGAAGGAGGTCAAAATAACTACATTCGCCAAATTGATCCTCCTGACCACTGGCTCATTGTTCGGTATATCGTTAAAGATTTTTTGGAAAGTCAAAAAGGAAACACACTTCTTCCTCCTGGAGTGTGGCAAACCGGCTTTATTTCAACATTGGGAGACCATTTTAGAGAGTTATTACGAGAAGCTGTTTCGCCAGAAACATTGGGGCTCTCTCTTGAGTGTGGTAATTGTAACCGAGAAAAATGTCCCCATATTCACACACCAGAAGGAATTCTCTGTCACCTTTTTCACCTTTACGTAGAATATTTAGAGAGATGGCATCTTGTAGATAGTGCGCAAATTCCTCTTATAGCTCTTCGTTTCCTCAAAGAGGGTCCCTCTTCACTGCTACGATGGGTTGTTAATCGCCATTTCGTATTTGTTGGATTTCTAAGCTTTAATTCAAGTCAGATACATCTGCTTTCACATCTCTCTTCGTTAGGAGCAACAATAACAATATATACACCACAAACGGGTTTAGATAATTTTTACACCACAGTAGATCAGTTTCCCGGAGCCTTGGTAGAAAGTCTTCCCTCATCGGGGACACTGAACGCCCTGCGAATTACATCGGGATCTCCACGAATGGAAATGGAAACACTGGCACGAGAGCTTGTATTGTGGAAGAACCAGAAAGGCTATATTACAGAGCATAATATTCTTCCTTCTACAACCTCGTGGCAGAAAATGGGCATGGTTATAGACAGTCCTTGTCTGGCTTTGGCAGAAGAAGTATTGACTCGATATCATATTCCTTATTCCATTCATGAGGGGCTTACAGTAGAACAAACTCCTCTCTGGGATTTGGCCCGAAGGATATGGTCTGCTGGTGAAAAACAATGGCCTGTTGAAGAAACGTGGAATATCCTTCGTGAACCATCCCTCGCGGGAAGGGAAATTCAGACACCGCCTCCTACAGACATATTCAGTCTTAGTGAGGGAGGCTGGATTGACCTACTAAAACATAGAGCACCAGAACGAGGTGTTCTTTCATTTAAAAAAATGTGTCAGTTTATCAAAACCATGGAAAAAGGCGGAACTCCAGCAGATTTGCTTTCCGCCCTATACACCCTAGCCGCAGAATCACCTTCTTGGGGCAACGAACTCTCCCTTTGGGTCATTGATCATCCGGAACTTGATGAGTCTGTTCGCCGTCTTCAGGCAGCATTACGTGAAACAGAACAAAAAGTAGAAAGTCTCGGAGAACTCCAAGATCGAATAGGCAATGCAGGAAAGGTACATTTTTCAGGATCGGAAGCTATCTCTTTCTTACATCACTGGGCTTCTATAGCCACTATCTGGCTCCCTGCGGCAATAGAGGGAACACTTTCTTTATTTGTCGGGACTCCGCCAGTCCTTACACAGAAATCTCTTTGGATAATGCCTGGTACTACTGCATCTATGTGGCCCGGCAAAATAAGCGAATCCTCCCTTCTTCCTGATGATCATAAAATGACACTTCATGAAATGATGGGAACAGAACGGGGACATCTTCCCTTACTTAAAGAAAAAAGAGAACAAAGAGAAGCTCTATTCAGACGACTGTTGGCCTGTGGAGAAAAGGCCATAATTATAAGTTCTCCACTTGCGGACGGATCGGGGAAACCTCTTCCGCCCTCTCCATTCATCGGAAAGTCTTTCTCGGAAAAGTGGATTTATTCAAAAGAAGAAATTCCTCCTCTCGAGAGAACATTGAGTCATCTTCTGCCTAAAAAAGAGGAGCCTGCTATTGAAGGTGTTGAGATCAGAGAAGATGCCTACCCATATACAGGCAGACAACGCTACCTTCCTGAGGAAAGAACGGAAGTTCCAGTATCTCCTAAAGGGCAGCTTAGCAAGCTTGACGAATATATGGATTGCCCTTTTAGATTTGCGAACCTCAACTGTCTCAATATAGACGAACCCGTATCTTCAGGACTGGATCTGGCACGAAGCGGAAGTACGCTGCACCAACTTTGGAATAAAGTATGGGAAACATATGAAGAGACAGGAGAATCTCTCTCCCTACTTGCTCGCCGTTATTGGGAAGAAATAGTAGAGGACGCTTATCCTGACCTGCTTCAGAGATCCTCTCTTACCAGACATAATGAACGACTTCTGCAACAGACCTTAAAACTGGCCGATCTTCAACAAATCATGGAAGAAAATGGCCTGGAGAAGCTTCGCTACAGACAATATAGAGAAATGGATCTTCCCCTCCTCAGTGTAAATGGGGTTCCTTTTACAGGTAGAGCCGACAGGGTGGAATTTCTCAATGATGGAAGAATTATTATTCTCGACTATAAGCTCGGCAGCGGAAACGGCCGCAATAAAAATCTCCAATTAGCTGCATATACCCTAGCAATCCAAGAAGGAGAAGGAACGTTGCCTGCGCATATGCCCAATCTCCGCGTAGTAGGAACTCTCTATCTCTGTCATAGTGACACTTCTATTGTAGGTGCTGTCGAAGAACAGGATATTCTAGAGATTACGGGCTGTTCAAATGCGCGAAACGGAAACACACTAGAAGATCTCATTGAAGCGACAAAAGTTGGGCTGAACAATATGGCACAAAGCCTTCGGTCTGGTATATATGCCCCTAACTATGATTCAAAAGCATGTCACTACTGCTCTCTCAATCTTATGTGTAGAAAAAGTGAACTTGCAAGCAAAGGAGAAAAAGATGAAGACAAATAA
- a CDS encoding ABC transporter substrate-binding protein, with product MKSEKWWRKILFMFTLSVVLFNLASCGFSTESPVIFLDFSWESVQVHNRIAAYIIEKGFGRSVIYTFAEVVPGLMGLERGDVHIAMETWVDNAGEFWKKAEKRGKLRSLGKNFPDAPQGWYVPTYLIKGDPNRGIKPMAPDLKSVKDLSRYWELFRDPENPQKGRFYNGPTGWNVSVTNEKKMKSYGLNSRYTVFYCGSASALATAIASAYEKGKPVLAYYWEPTPILGMYDMTKLEEPPYDEKVWNTSGGCDFPASRVLKTINTVFAEENPEIENFLIKYETTMGETNTFLAYMKRESASSFEAAVWFLKHYSERWHQWLDDPLVIKNVEDALKNEKI from the coding sequence ATGAAAAGTGAAAAATGGTGGAGAAAAATATTGTTTATGTTTACGTTGTCAGTTGTTCTTTTTAATCTAGCTTCTTGTGGTTTTTCCACAGAAAGTCCTGTTATTTTCCTTGATTTTAGTTGGGAAAGTGTTCAAGTTCATAACAGAATTGCAGCGTATATTATCGAAAAAGGTTTTGGACGGAGTGTAATTTATACGTTTGCGGAAGTTGTGCCTGGGCTTATGGGATTGGAACGAGGGGATGTTCATATTGCCATGGAAACTTGGGTAGACAATGCTGGTGAATTTTGGAAGAAAGCAGAGAAGCGCGGTAAGTTACGGTCTTTGGGGAAGAATTTTCCAGATGCTCCTCAAGGATGGTATGTTCCTACATATTTAATCAAGGGAGATCCAAATCGGGGAATTAAACCTATGGCACCGGATTTAAAAAGTGTAAAGGATCTGTCTCGTTATTGGGAACTATTTCGAGACCCCGAAAATCCTCAAAAAGGACGTTTTTATAACGGACCAACTGGCTGGAACGTAAGCGTTACAAACGAGAAAAAAATGAAGTCCTATGGACTGAATTCCCGTTATACTGTTTTCTATTGTGGTTCGGCAAGCGCCCTTGCCACAGCTATTGCATCTGCATATGAAAAAGGGAAGCCTGTTCTTGCATACTATTGGGAGCCCACTCCTATCTTGGGAATGTATGATATGACGAAATTAGAAGAACCTCCTTATGATGAAAAAGTATGGAATACATCTGGAGGATGTGACTTTCCTGCTTCAAGGGTTTTAAAGACTATAAACACGGTGTTTGCTGAGGAAAATCCGGAGATAGAAAATTTTCTTATAAAATATGAGACGACTATGGGTGAGACAAACACCTTTTTAGCATATATGAAAAGAGAAAGTGCTTCTTCTTTTGAAGCGGCAGTTTGGTTTTTAAAGCATTATTCGGAACGTTGGCATCAATGGCTTGATGATCCTCTCGTGATCAAAAACGTAGAAGATGCGTTAAAAAATGAAAAAATATAA
- a CDS encoding choline/carnitine O-acyltransferase: MKKYKYFCSKESRLPALSFSDLNKTCQLFSMWSKPFLSSNEIETTQKAVKNFLQSPEKGPFLQKMLEQRLTEEESFLENLPYWEKWYLKARDPLPIYSNPYYVFNDSSTSYSLSLCDRAAKSVVSFLRFRENLLQNPEIEWDERNPLSLEQYKNFFSTTRIPGLNQDFLKSPWSANGEVSTKESHIIVIFKGNFYKVDVLSDKGDIRDTNELSGVFLSILQSFFEGDVSTESISSPALLTTLPRTDWFYWRKRLLQVDSQNIHAMNILEKALFVVCLEDHPLSHTMNVCRNVWHGKGGDRWFDKSLQLIIGPGYRGLCFEHSGLDGAAVTRLVRWVTEDEKVIFPRGVMMGTLAKKVSFILDSSLCKAIEKAAAHFDSMIKGTSLIVRDFPSFGLEDIKKHSLSTDAFVQVAIQSSFFKSFSSLPHVFESVHLRHFRKGRTDGMRPVTKDSVLLVKGMREGYKKENLKELLQRVSQSHRERIAMYMNGYGPEAHLSLLYEVWKENSKDGKIPDIFQSPGWLHFTQNEITTSTTLPTGLKAAGYGPVEEKGFAVRYLRYPHSLRFSFSSRCSEEVRLKIFIENMFYSLEEMMTWQVF; the protein is encoded by the coding sequence ATGAAAAAATATAAATATTTTTGTTCGAAAGAGAGCCGCTTGCCGGCTCTTTCTTTTTCCGATTTAAATAAAACTTGTCAGTTGTTTTCCATGTGGAGCAAGCCGTTTCTCTCTTCTAATGAAATAGAAACGACTCAAAAAGCGGTGAAAAATTTTTTGCAATCGCCAGAGAAGGGACCTTTTTTGCAAAAGATGCTAGAACAACGTTTGACCGAAGAAGAGTCTTTTCTTGAAAATCTCCCTTATTGGGAAAAATGGTATTTAAAAGCGAGAGATCCTTTGCCTATATACAGTAATCCTTATTATGTCTTCAACGATTCTTCAACTTCATATAGCTTATCTCTATGTGATAGGGCAGCGAAAAGTGTTGTTTCATTTTTGCGTTTTCGAGAAAACCTGTTGCAAAATCCAGAAATAGAATGGGATGAGCGAAATCCTTTAAGTTTGGAACAATATAAAAATTTTTTTTCGACAACGAGAATTCCTGGACTCAATCAAGACTTTTTAAAATCACCTTGGAGCGCGAATGGAGAGGTTTCCACAAAAGAGTCTCATATTATTGTAATCTTTAAAGGTAATTTCTATAAGGTTGATGTTCTTTCTGATAAGGGAGACATTAGGGACACTAACGAATTAAGTGGCGTTTTTTTATCTATTTTGCAGAGTTTCTTTGAAGGAGATGTGTCTACAGAAAGCATATCTTCTCCAGCACTTCTGACAACCCTTCCTAGAACAGATTGGTTCTATTGGCGAAAACGGCTTTTGCAGGTTGATTCTCAAAATATTCATGCCATGAATATTTTGGAGAAAGCTCTTTTTGTTGTTTGCTTAGAAGATCATCCACTCTCTCACACAATGAATGTGTGCAGAAATGTTTGGCATGGAAAAGGAGGAGATCGATGGTTTGATAAATCTCTACAGTTAATTATTGGTCCAGGATATAGAGGGCTTTGTTTTGAACATTCAGGTTTGGATGGAGCTGCGGTCACTCGATTAGTTCGATGGGTTACTGAAGATGAAAAGGTTATCTTTCCACGAGGAGTTATGATGGGAACACTGGCAAAAAAAGTTTCGTTTATTCTTGATTCCTCACTATGTAAAGCTATAGAAAAAGCTGCAGCACATTTTGACTCAATGATAAAAGGAACGTCTTTAATCGTTAGAGATTTTCCTTCTTTTGGATTAGAGGATATAAAAAAGCATTCTCTTAGCACAGATGCTTTCGTTCAAGTGGCTATTCAATCAAGTTTTTTTAAGAGCTTTTCTTCTCTCCCTCATGTTTTTGAATCGGTTCATCTTCGTCACTTTCGAAAGGGACGAACAGACGGAATGCGCCCTGTTACAAAAGATTCGGTTCTCTTGGTTAAGGGAATGAGAGAAGGGTATAAGAAAGAAAATCTAAAAGAGTTGTTACAAAGAGTTTCTCAGTCTCATCGAGAAAGAATTGCTATGTATATGAACGGTTATGGTCCGGAAGCTCATTTATCTTTGCTCTACGAAGTGTGGAAAGAAAATTCCAAGGATGGGAAAATACCTGATATATTCCAATCCCCAGGCTGGTTACATTTTACTCAAAATGAAATTACCACAAGTACGACATTACCTACTGGTCTTAAAGCAGCAGGGTATGGGCCAGTAGAAGAGAAAGGCTTTGCGGTTCGTTATCTCAGGTATCCTCATTCTCTTCGGTTTAGTTTTTCATCTCGATGTAGCGAAGAGGTTCGTCTGAAGATTTTTATTGAAAATATGTTTTATTCCCTTGAGGAAATGATGACTTGGCAGGTATTCTAA
- a CDS encoding HAD family hydrolase — protein MIKAVVFDFDMTLADSSYAITDCTNRLAQEHGLRKVTREEVLKTIGMPIRDSWLQLWGEFKEEWLTQYRGFFVEQEYAGIRLFPGTVMLLESLRNKGIRLAVASNRQNARPVVESQKLDGFFEHIIGIQDVEHPKPAPDILHKSMELLDAAPEEIFYVGDTDLDMMTSVAAGVRGVGLTTGNFSSHELKNSGAYYTFDKIEDILTLF, from the coding sequence GTGATAAAAGCTGTCGTTTTTGATTTTGATATGACTTTGGCTGATAGCAGTTATGCAATTACTGATTGCACCAATCGTTTGGCACAAGAGCACGGATTGCGTAAGGTAACGAGAGAAGAGGTTTTGAAGACTATTGGTATGCCTATCCGAGATTCTTGGCTTCAGCTTTGGGGAGAGTTTAAAGAAGAATGGCTTACTCAGTATAGAGGATTTTTTGTAGAGCAGGAATATGCTGGAATTCGGCTTTTTCCAGGCACAGTCATGCTCTTGGAATCTCTTCGCAATAAGGGAATTCGTCTTGCAGTGGCATCGAATCGCCAAAATGCACGTCCGGTGGTAGAGTCTCAAAAACTTGATGGCTTTTTTGAGCATATTATCGGTATTCAGGATGTAGAACATCCTAAGCCTGCTCCTGATATTTTGCATAAAAGCATGGAACTTTTAGATGCTGCTCCTGAAGAAATATTCTACGTAGGGGATACAGACCTTGATATGATGACGTCTGTTGCTGCTGGAGTTCGTGGAGTTGGTTTGACTACTGGTAATTTCTCGTCCCACGAATTAAAAAATTCTGGTGCTTATTATACCTTCGATAAAATAGAAGACATACTTACTCTTTTTTAG
- a CDS encoding AzlC family ABC transporter permease: MKEIERNSLYSGFKAGIPIVIGYIPIGMAFGLLARNVGVSFGENCLFSILVFAGASQFMALDLLRAGIATGDIILATFLLNLRHMVMGASLAARLKNVNKKWLPFIAFGITDETFSVASLQGKELSPFFLMALNGVSYAAWIAGTALGYAVGTVLPETVQISLGVGLYAMFTAILIPEIRKSMTALCLAGFSGLVYFILDALEFFPDGWKLITAIIVGSSAGPFLLKDSYEGEKI, translated from the coding sequence ATGAAAGAAATAGAGAGAAACAGCCTTTATAGCGGATTCAAGGCAGGTATTCCTATTGTCATTGGGTACATACCAATTGGCATGGCTTTCGGACTTTTAGCTCGTAATGTAGGGGTATCTTTTGGTGAAAACTGCCTTTTTTCTATCCTTGTTTTTGCAGGAGCAAGTCAATTTATGGCGTTGGATCTTCTCAGGGCCGGGATAGCCACAGGAGATATTATTTTGGCAACCTTTCTTCTGAATTTGCGCCATATGGTTATGGGAGCTTCATTGGCAGCTCGTCTCAAAAATGTAAATAAGAAGTGGCTACCATTTATAGCCTTTGGCATTACAGACGAAACTTTTTCTGTAGCTTCTTTGCAAGGTAAAGAGTTGTCTCCTTTTTTCTTGATGGCATTAAATGGGGTGTCTTACGCGGCGTGGATAGCAGGAACTGCATTGGGGTATGCTGTCGGTACTGTTTTGCCCGAGACTGTTCAGATTAGTTTGGGAGTAGGACTGTACGCTATGTTTACTGCTATTTTGATTCCGGAAATAAGGAAATCTATGACGGCTCTTTGTTTAGCTGGCTTCTCCGGTTTGGTTTATTTTATTCTTGACGCTTTGGAATTTTTCCCTGATGGCTGGAAGCTTATTACAGCTATTATAGTTGGTTCTTCGGCCGGTCCTTTTCTTTTGAAAGATTCTTACGAAGGAGAAAAGATATGA
- a CDS encoding AzlD domain-containing protein yields MKSSLPLIIGMLIVTYIPRFCPFWILSQKTISPSMRKFLFAIPYTALGVLIVRGVAESSSEMVIPTLAGIGTAAIFSWFGRGLIFSVLAAIFITYVTLCLS; encoded by the coding sequence ATGAAAAGTTCTTTGCCCCTTATTATTGGAATGCTTATTGTGACGTACATTCCAAGATTTTGCCCTTTTTGGATATTATCCCAAAAGACCATATCTCCTTCGATGAGGAAGTTCCTTTTTGCCATTCCCTACACTGCTCTTGGAGTTCTTATTGTTAGAGGCGTAGCAGAATCTTCTTCTGAGATGGTAATTCCCACATTAGCTGGCATTGGTACGGCAGCTATCTTCTCATGGTTTGGAAGGGGATTGATTTTCTCTGTATTGGCGGCTATTTTTATTACCTATGTGACGCTATGTTTAAGTTAA
- a CDS encoding thioredoxin domain-containing protein, with the protein MKNKSNRLINEKSPYLLQHAHNPVDWYSWGAEAFEKARTEDKPIFLSIGYSSCHWCHVMEKESFSDDEVANLLNDACISIKVDREERPDIDHACMAVSLIMNGSGGWPLNLFLTPDGKPFFAISYVPKRTSGQIPGLVDIVPRVKWLWLMQKQNVIQSADSILEALKKGISNQKGSCPGRSVAKEAFKGLCESFDPLWGGFADSPKFAMPHSLLFLLEYGKMFKEDKAFEMVERTLETMAMGGIRDHLGGGFARYSIDREWKVPHFEKMLYDQALLLLAYASAWEVTGREMYKNVAFDIASYVLRDLRSPQGAFYAAEDADSEGVEGRFYVWSEKEIREILPPESLPLFLNAYGIQKSGNYNHPVTGRRMGDNILALSAPIPQLAEKYEIDLQTLEKQLAASRHLLLDARNKRSRPHCDKKILTDWNGLMIAALAFAGRIFKEQRFIDGAQKATEYILSKAVHVEKGIYHSVVDGKGSVSGFLDDYAFLIWGLLELEEATGKPVYGERAVKLSERMDSLFYDENSGGYFMTSEKDELLFFRPLEAEDGAVVSGNSVAMMNLLRMHQRTGKKEHLQKARSIGAAFAQNVQQNPVLYTHFLTAVLDF; encoded by the coding sequence ATGAAAAATAAATCGAATAGGTTAATCAATGAAAAAAGTCCGTATTTACTTCAACATGCTCATAATCCAGTAGATTGGTATTCATGGGGAGCTGAAGCCTTTGAGAAAGCTAGAACAGAGGATAAACCCATATTTTTGAGTATCGGATATTCTTCATGTCACTGGTGTCATGTTATGGAAAAGGAGAGCTTCAGTGATGACGAAGTTGCTAACCTCCTGAATGATGCTTGTATTTCTATAAAAGTGGATAGAGAAGAACGTCCGGATATTGACCATGCATGTATGGCCGTGAGTCTTATCATGAATGGGAGTGGCGGATGGCCCTTAAATCTTTTTCTGACGCCAGATGGTAAACCTTTTTTTGCGATATCCTATGTTCCCAAACGGACGTCTGGACAGATTCCAGGTCTTGTCGATATAGTTCCACGTGTTAAGTGGCTTTGGCTTATGCAAAAGCAAAATGTAATTCAATCAGCAGATAGTATTTTAGAAGCTTTGAAAAAGGGAATATCAAACCAAAAAGGCTCTTGTCCGGGGCGAAGTGTCGCAAAAGAAGCATTTAAAGGATTGTGTGAGAGTTTTGATCCTTTGTGGGGAGGATTTGCGGATTCCCCCAAATTCGCGATGCCTCATTCTCTTCTTTTCTTACTTGAATATGGGAAGATGTTTAAAGAGGATAAAGCTTTTGAAATGGTGGAGCGAACACTAGAGACGATGGCTATGGGGGGAATACGAGACCATCTCGGTGGAGGCTTTGCCCGCTATTCTATTGATAGGGAATGGAAAGTTCCTCATTTTGAAAAGATGCTCTACGATCAGGCTCTTCTCCTTTTGGCTTATGCCTCGGCATGGGAAGTAACAGGCCGAGAAATGTATAAAAATGTAGCTTTTGACATAGCGTCATATGTGTTGCGAGATTTACGCTCTCCTCAGGGGGCTTTTTATGCTGCCGAAGATGCTGATAGTGAAGGAGTAGAAGGGCGTTTTTATGTGTGGTCGGAGAAGGAAATACGGGAGATATTGCCGCCAGAATCATTGCCTCTCTTCCTAAATGCGTACGGCATTCAGAAAAGTGGGAATTATAACCATCCAGTTACTGGACGACGAATGGGCGATAATATTCTCGCTCTTTCTGCCCCTATTCCTCAATTGGCGGAAAAGTATGAGATCGACTTGCAAACGTTAGAAAAACAGTTAGCTGCCTCTCGTCATTTGCTTCTTGACGCGAGGAATAAACGTTCTCGCCCTCATTGCGACAAAAAGATTCTTACAGATTGGAATGGCTTGATGATTGCTGCTTTAGCGTTCGCGGGACGAATTTTTAAAGAACAACGTTTTATTGATGGGGCTCAAAAAGCAACGGAGTATATTTTATCTAAGGCTGTTCATGTAGAAAAAGGAATCTATCATAGCGTTGTGGACGGTAAAGGATCTGTTTCTGGTTTCCTCGACGATTATGCTTTTTTGATCTGGGGACTTCTCGAATTAGAAGAGGCTACAGGAAAGCCAGTCTATGGTGAGCGAGCAGTAAAACTTTCTGAGCGCATGGATTCTCTCTTTTATGACGAAAATAGTGGTGGCTATTTTATGACCTCTGAGAAAGATGAGTTGCTCTTTTTCAGACCCTTGGAAGCCGAAGATGGTGCTGTTGTTTCAGGTAACTCTGTGGCTATGATGAACTTATTGCGTATGCACCAAAGAACTGGGAAAAAGGAACATCTTCAAAAGGCTCGATCTATAGGAGCTGCATTTGCGCAAAACGTTCAGCAGAATCCAGTACTCTACACCCATTTTCTTACTGCAGTTCTCGACTTTTAA
- a CDS encoding DedA family protein, which translates to MLETAVSWLVTTIGHLGYLGIICLMFLESSFFPFPSEVVIPPAGYLASIGEMNILLVIIMGILGSILGALFNYWISLRFGRPFFHKYGKYFFLKESTLDKAEHFFVRHGHISTLIGRLLPGIRQYISLPAGLSRMPLFPFCIFTAIGSGIWVTILAFVGYWVGNNKELVTEYLHTVTIIAVIFCFSIASIYTIYVRKKNKNNGK; encoded by the coding sequence ATGCTTGAAACTGCCGTATCTTGGCTCGTCACAACTATTGGACATCTTGGATATCTCGGAATCATATGCCTTATGTTTCTCGAATCTTCCTTTTTTCCCTTCCCAAGTGAAGTTGTAATACCACCTGCAGGCTACTTAGCTTCAATCGGCGAAATGAATATTTTACTTGTTATCATAATGGGAATACTAGGGAGTATTCTCGGAGCCCTCTTCAATTATTGGATTTCTCTCCGATTTGGGCGTCCCTTTTTCCATAAATATGGGAAATACTTCTTTCTGAAGGAATCAACGCTCGATAAAGCGGAACATTTTTTCGTACGACATGGACACATCAGTACTCTTATAGGGCGTTTACTTCCCGGGATTCGACAATATATTTCTCTTCCTGCCGGGCTATCTAGAATGCCTCTATTTCCCTTTTGTATCTTTACTGCTATAGGGTCAGGCATATGGGTAACAATACTGGCCTTTGTGGGATATTGGGTAGGAAATAATAAAGAATTGGTAACTGAATATCTTCACACCGTAACAATTATTGCTGTTATTTTCTGCTTCTCTATCGCTTCTATTTATACAATTTATGTAAGAAAAAAGAACAAAAACAACGGAAAGTAA